A single genomic interval of Coccidioides posadasii str. Silveira chromosome 1, complete sequence harbors:
- a CDS encoding uncharacterized protein (EggNog:ENOG410Q08Z~COG:S~BUSCO:4219at33183) produces the protein MPPALPEFEELEAGPSFKEEKWVIIPVEDIYSDGDERLWPTDSRYEEADPTTYLEKLAKLWMQHIKKFKPDEHYVLSQLPKGYALLSRERRSHPHIRDKFLFGHPSGVYFNSANKFWDHFVYLMNGGTSPCNCDLCILQREKGTTIDSAGMPRLIRGRRRGKGKQPAGATRKAAAIGPRRRGRRKGSNYLAEDEEGLRDVFKELVYKLKIKRSLDEPVEETDNMDWRAEREQLVDHLTRISMQHRFIPRVGELVLWCPELKGDVKFDFNTDTFRQVCPKTQKFLDPPEWRAGTVAQVPEELVLLGDIYFASEKSMAINMSGFRIETFPDPNSPDKAYSSQYKYVPLSHTRPFNMWDIFMQNIPSEYFHPSIFNALTVMPSFSFLDRYRFAGTWPHATIYCKGVYIGAELLVKGDTVRIMPENWSCGAPFGAVTDVLTIEEIVMELYDCDADLSSPLLSEKIAPRVKGQAYTISKDRAYRDLSSPNEEAEPLTMDEVMDAFETVSMRQYGPWYRLHPPDQEMEVSINLIIGRCFEADYMRLMLGSTDLDLDFEGVISGRVYGRDVDDRIPENSEWFAGDYRLETLALETFNGIEVGKYDDARDLKMWRANLRIIDGTATSADVKDAKLPQRKGRRVVEDIIGGKADSSKFKKMGKTSSLVSTALAPPDPSTNATSNDLTSAHDTAVDEDGYEQDDDVSSIYHDAKAEADESEDSLNVLLQMGTTIVRGGTTESEGGDYVPPSSGEPTTKRRKF, from the exons ATGCCTCCGGCTCTACCTGAATTTGAGGAGCTCGAAGCAGGGCCTTCGTTCAAGGAAGAGAAATGGGTGATAATACCCGTTGAAGACATATACAGCGATGGAGACGAGCGGCTCTGGCCGACGGACTCCCGCTATGAGGAAGCTGACCCGACAACATACCTGGAAAAGTTAGCTAAATTATGGATGCAACACATAAAAAAGTTCAAGCCAG ATGAACACTATGTTCTCAGCCAGCTTCCAAAAGGCTATGCACTGTTATCTCGTGAGCGTAGAAGCCACCCGCACATT CGCGACAAGTTTCTTTTTGGCCACCCTTCGGGGGTATACTTCAACTCGGCCAATAAATTTTGGGACCACTTTGTCTATTTGATGAATGGTGGAACTTCTCCATGCAACTGTGACCTTTGCATACTCCAGCGAGAAAAAGGGACAACTATAGATTCAGCCGGGATGCCTCGCCTAATTAGGGGTCGAAGACGTGGTAAAGGAAAACAGCCTGCTGGCGCCACTCGAAAAGCAGCAGCAATTGGCCCAAGAAGACGCG GCCGTCGGAAGGGGTCAAATTATCTTgctgaagatgaagaaggaCTTCGAGATGTATTCAAAGAGCTCGTCTATAAACTTAAGATCAAACGATCTTTGGACGAACCAGTGGAAGAAACTGATAATATGGATTGGCGAGCGGAGCGCGAACAGCTCGTTGACCATCTAACCCGCATTTCCATGCAACATCGCTTCATCCCTCGAGTTGGAGAGCTGGTGTTGTGGTGCCCAGAACTTAAAGGTGATGTGAAATTTGATTTCAACACGGACACATTCCGTCAAGTCTGCCCAAAAACGCAAAAGTTTCTAGATCCTCCTGAGTGGCGGGCGGGAACCGTGGCCCAAGTGCCTGAAGAACTTGTGTTGTTAGGGGATATCTACTTTGCCTCGGAAAAATCCATGGCTATCAATATGTCTGGGTTCCGAATTGAAACGTTTCCAGATCCGAATAGCCCGGATAAAGCCTATTCAAGCCAGTATAAATATGTTCCCTTAAGCCATACCAGGCCTTTTAATATGTGGGATATTTTCATGCAAAATATTCCATCCGAATATTTTCATCCGTCTATTTTTAATGCGCTGACGGTGATGCCATCCTTCAGCTTTTTGGATAGATATCGCTTCGCAGGGACCTGGCCTCATGCCACCATCTACTGCAAAGGTGTCTACATTGGTGCAGAGCTCCTTGTGAAAGGAGATACGGTTCGCATCATGCCCGAAAATTGGTCGTGCGGAGCCCCTTTTGGCGCTGTGACCGACGTTCTTACTATCGAAGAGATAGTCATGGAGCTCTATGATTGCGACGCCGatctctcttctcctttATTAAGTGAGAAGATTGCTCCCCGTGTGAAGGGGCAGGCATACACCATTTCTAAAGACAGGGCGTACCGCGACCTTTCGTCTCCAAATGAGGAGGCAGAACCATTGACAATGGATGAAGTTATGGACGCCTTCGAAACTGTCTCGATGCGCCAGTACGGACCGTGGTACCGCTTACATCCTCCTGACCAAGAAATGGAAGTTTCAATCAACTTGATCATCGGTCGCTGCTTTGAGGCCGACTACATGAGATTGATGCTCGGTAGCACAGATTTGGATCTCGATTTTGAGGGAGTCATCTCAGGGCGTGTGTACGGACGTGATGTGGATGATCGTATCCCCGAGAACAGCGAATGGTTTGCAGGAGACTATCGTCTTGAAACCCTCGCCCTTGAGACGTTTAATGGTATCGAAGTTGGAAAATACGACGACGCTCGGGACTTGAAGATGTGGCGCGCCAATCTTCGGATTATCGACGGTACAGCCACGTCGGCGGATGTTAAGGACGCAAAATTGCCCCAGAGAAAGGGCCGCCGGGTAGTGGAAGACATCATTGGCGGGAAAGCGGATTCATCGAAGTTCAAAAAGATGGGGAAAACGAGTTCGCTGGTTAGTACTGCGTTGGCGCCACCTGATCCATCGACCAATGCTACTTCAAACGACCTCACTTCAGCACACGATACTGCGGTTGATGAAGATGGTTATGAGCAAGACGATGATGTGTCTAGCATTTACCATGATGCAAAAGCAGAGGCGGACGAAAGCGAAGACTCTCTCAATGTGTTGCTGCAAATGGGCACGACTATCGTTCGCGGGGGAACGACGGAATCTGAGGGCGGCGACTACGTACCACCGTCCTCTGGAGAACCAACTACAAAGCGGCGGAAGTTCTGA
- a CDS encoding uncharacterized protein (EggNog:ENOG410PNBB~COG:Q~TransMembrane:2 (i23-56o76-94i)), whose product MSSSSSLREEKNRISPVELSLQILPMMLAVLADAVGSPVTVYFAIALGLPFLVTWLVSNFNARWPRKGEPPMVPHWIPWLGHAYSFLFNINGFGARVKKRFPKEGAATSVVGGRHYYTILDPKLASQIYRRPKVFPMEAFIIASHAAFGTPEADLNVLKMGIPGFEHESGYKDDGRRVWQTMSKMLQQHLSMEGSINMATTFLRKLTENLEKEFPKNTSSTDRISIDLRSFILKQYVMASVASLYGSHLVDSWPTICEDFWAYDEYTRIHLAQVPEILAPKAYGSRRKILNILLQWEKDARQRKDLEKMLAEDVEWDEYWGARLIHHRVKFATENGMSAVARASMALSLIWGQNANAIPIGLWTMIHSLVNPGVQQRVSEAIESCRKPDGGFDMHQVVTHKYLKSVFLESLRYGVAAPMVRVVLETTQVGQYTFHKGNVIHIASRILHMDDDVWSRGAAVGASGFWGERFLDVERDANGNIEEKTNAEAAVSKAAADPISLPVGTRSKEIKDRMLAFRAFGGGNHLCPGRFFALYEIVAGMSTLLTMFDIEVDQEALHTNGMPVVDQRGIGGLLPDRKFMVKMRRK is encoded by the exons ATGTCCTCTTCATCGAGCCTCCGGGAGGAAAAGAATAGGATATCGCCGGTGGAATTGTCCTTGCAAATTCTTCCCATGATGTTGGCCGTACTCGCAGACGCGGTCGGTAGCCCAGTCACTGTGTATTTCGCAATTGCTCTGGGATTGCCCTTCCTGGTAACATGGCTCGTGAGCAACTTCAACGCCCGGTGGCCTCGCAAAGGCGAGCCGCCAATGGTCCCACATTGGATTCCTTGGTTGGGCCATGCGTATTCCTTTTTGTTCAACATTAACGGCTTTGGAGCTCGAGTCAA GAAAAGATTTCCAAAAGAAGGTGCCGCGACGTCCGTGGTTGGCGGCAGACATTATTATACGATTTTGGATCCGAAATTGGCAAGCCAAATTTATCGCCGGCCAAAAGTTTTCCCAATGGAGGCATTCATAATAGCATCCCACGCGGCCTTTGGAACACCAGAAGCCGACCTGAATGTATTGAAGATGGGAATTCCTGGCTTCGAGCACGAGTCCGGTTACAAAGATGATGGCCGACGGGTCTGGCAGACGATGAGTAAAATGCTCCAGCAGCATTTGAGTATGGAGGGCTCAATCAATATGGCAACCACATTTTTACGAAAATTGACAGAAAATCTGGAGAAGGAATTCCCCAAGAACACGAGCTCCACAGATAGGATTAGCATAGATCTTCGCAGCTTCATTTTGAAACAATATGTGATGGCTTCCGTTGCGTCTCTTTATGGAAGCCATCTCGTGGATTCTTGGCCAACTATCTGTGAAGACTTTTGGGCGTATGACGAGTACACAAGGATCCATCTTGCACAAGTGCCAGAAATTCTTGCACCCAAAGCATACGGGTCTCGCCGGAAAATACTGAATATTCTTCTCCAGTGGGAAAAGGATGCCCGCCAACGCAAAGATCTGGAGAAGATGCTCGCGGAGGATGTTGAATGGGATGAATACTGGGGTGCACGACTCATTCACCACAGAGTAAAGTTTGCCACGGAAAATGGCATGTCCGCAGTGGCACGTGCTTCCATGGCGCTAAGTTTGATATGGGG TCAAAATGCAAACGCCATCCCTATTGGCTTGTGGACGATGATCCATTCCCTTGTTAACCCCGGTGTTCAGCAGCGAGTTTCCGAAGCGATCGAATCATGTCGTAAACCAGATGGGGGGTTCGATATGCACCAAGTGGTAACGCACAAATATTTGAAGTCGGTGTTTCTCGAGTCTCTCCGGTATGGTGTGGCAGCGCCAATGGTCCGCGTAGTCCTTGAGACCACCCAAGTGGGTCAGTACACCTTCCATAAAGGCAATGTTATCCATATCGCTTCGAGGATATTGCACATGGATGATGATGTATGGTCACGCGGAGCCGCAGTAGGCGCGTCGGGATTTTGGGGCGAAAGATTTCTGGACGTGGAACGTGACGCAAATGGGAACATCGAAGAAAAGACAAACGCTGAAGCTGCGGTTTCCAAAGCAGCTGCAGATCCCATATCGTTGCCAGTTGGGACACGGTCAAAAGAGATCAAGGATCGCATGCTAGCATTCCGCGCGTTTGGCGGAGGAAACCATCTTTGCCCTGGGCGATTTTTCGCTCTGTACGAGATCGTTGCTGGGATGTCTACGCTGCTGACCATGTTTGATATCGAAGTTGACCAAGAGGCCTTGCACACGAATGGCATGCCCGTTGTAGATCAGCGAGGAATCGGTGGATTATTGCCAGACAGGAAGTTCATGGTCAAAATGAGGAGAAAATGA
- a CDS encoding uncharacterized protein (EggNog:ENOG410PFQV~COG:I~TransMembrane:5 (i38-56o141-159i166-184o204-222i405-427o)~BUSCO:1651at33183): MAAQSTLRQPEDPLLLLFNHYANLLKSRIQRSSRRSRLLATTALLLAIVGSGYGGYNWWREGSKERAQGRRLLRKNSGILRKDGARIIYVPSKSSLSSSESSRVTIHPTKSTTFDAHRRLFLSPHRTSGTSLIPPPSTKPGLNLAFLHQLFSLLSIMIPRWNSKETGLLVSHGVFLMLRTYLSLIVARLDGEIVRDLVAGKGRAFIWGIIKWCGIGTFASYTNAMIKFLQSKVSIAFRTRLTRYIHDLYLNDNLNYYKLSNLDGGVGQGADQFITQDLTLFCTAVSSLYSSLGKPFVDLVVFTYQLYRSLGPIAFAVIISGYSGTASLLRRLSPPFGKLKAVEGKKEGDFRSLHSRILANAEEIAFYGGADIERVFLSKSFRELQKWMEGIYGLKIRYNMFEDIILKYSWSALGYLITSLPIFLPAWGGLGGMLEMASTDTSSNRERGRMKDFITNKRLMLSLADAGGRMMYSIKDLAELAGYTSRVYTLISTLHRVHANAYYRGRDIQPELYSLSDVQGTIHSGFDGVRLEHVPIVAPGLFPQGGDELIESLSFIVHSGEHLLVSGPNGVGKSAIARIVAGLWPVYRGLVSRPRIFGTDGIMFLPQRPYLSVGTLRDQVIYPHREMDMRENRRTDAELLQILEAVHLGYLPEREGGWDCRKEWKDVLSGGEKQRMAFARLLYHEPRYAFIDEGTSAVSSDVEGLLYERSKERGITLITISTRASLKRYHTFNLTLGLGVDGNGWEIDRIGTEKEKMGVEKELQELRKRLNNVEDLKRRREEIGNELQKVWLDDGNQLAPPLYEEAIAVESPDNNTVD, encoded by the coding sequence ATGGCTGCGCAGTCGACTTTGCGGCAGCCGGAGGATCCGTTGCTCCTCCTCTTTAACCACTATGCGAATCTACTAAAGTCACGGATCCAGAGAAGCTCCCGACGGTCTCGACTGCTTGCAACTACTGCATTGCTTCTTGCGATTGTTGGAAGTGGGTATGGAGGATATAACTGGTGGCGAGAAGGGTCGAAAGAGAGAGCCCAGGGCCGAAGGTTATTGCGGAAGAACTCTGGAATCTTGAGGAAAGATGGAGCGAGGATCATTTACGTGCCGTCCAAGTCGTCCCTTTCGTCATCCGAGAGCTCCAGGGTTACGATACATCCTACCAAGTCGACGACGTTTGATGCCCACCGAAGATTATTTCTAAGCCCGCATCGAACCTCCGGGACATCGCTGATCCCTCCGCCGTCGACGAAACCAGGCTTAAATTTAGCCTTTCTTCACCAGCTGTTCAGCCTCCTTAGCATTATGATCCCGAGATGGAATAGCAAGGAGACAGGGCTTCTTGTTAGTCACGGCGTTTTCTTAATGCTTCGAACATATCTTTCCCTGATCGTTGCACGACTCGATGGAGAAATTGTCAGAGATTTGGTTGCAGGGAAAGGCAGGGCATTCATATGGGGAATTATCAAGTGGTGCGGAATTGGAACTTTCGCTTCGTACACCAACGCGATGATAAAGTTCCTCCAGTCAAAGGTTTCTATTGCGTTCCGTACACGCCTAACTCGGTATATCCATGATCTCTACCTCAACGACAACCTAAACTATTATAAGTTGTCGAATCTAGACGGAGGAGTGGGGCAAGGAGCGGATCAGTTCATCACTCAGGACCTTACGCTCTTCTGCACCGCTGTGTCCTCGTTATATTCGTCCCTTGGGAAGCCATTTGTCGACCTCGTTGTTTTTACCTATCAGCTCTACCGCTCTTTGGGACCAATCGCCTTCGCTGTCATTATCAGCGGCTATTCTGGTACCGCCAGCCTTCTTCGTCGCCTTTCACCCCCATTCGGAAAGTTAAAGGCGGTGGAAGGTAAAAAGGAAGGAGATTTTCGCAGCTTACATTCAAGAATTTTGGCGAACGCAGAAGAAATTGCATTCTATGGTGGCGCGGATATCGAAAGAGTGTTCTTGTCGAAAAGCTTCAGGGAGCTACAGAAATGGATGGAAGGCATCTATGGGCTCAAAATCCGTTACAATATGTTTGAAGATATCATTTTGAAGTATTCTTGGTCAGCCTTGGGATACCTCATTACATCTCTGCCGATTTTCCTTCCGGCTTGGGGCGGACTGGGTGGAATGTTGGAGATGGCGAGTACAGACACGAGTTCTAACCGAGAACGAGGCCGGATGAAAGACTTCATTACCAATAAGAGGTTAATGTTGTCTCTCGCTGACGCTGGTGGACGAATGATGTACAGTATCAAGGACCTTGCGGAATTGGCAGGGTACACGTCACGAGTTTATACCCTGATTTCTACTTTGCATCGCGTTCATGCCAACGCGTACTATCGAGGCCGTGATATCCAACCGGAGTTATACTCACTATCCGATGTTCAGGGGACGATCCACAGTGGCTTTGACGGAGTTCGTCTTGAGCATGTACCGATTGTCGCACCTGGGCTATTCCCTCAAGGAGGTGACGAGCTCATTGAATCACTTTCATTCATAGTCCATTCCGGCGAGCATTTGTTGGTCTCCGGACCGAACGGTGTTGGCAAGTCTGCAATTGCACGAATTGTTGCTGGTCTATGGCCCGTATATCGCGGCCTGGTGAGCCGTCCTCGAATCTTTGGCACTGATGGAATTATGTTCCTCCCGCAGCGACCTTACCTTAGCGTTGGCACACTAAGAGACCAAGTTATTTACCCACATCGTGAGATGGACATGAGAGAAAACAGGCGCACAGATGCCGAGCTTTTGCAGATTCTTGAGGCCGTGCATTTGGGATACCTTCCTGAACGTGAAGGAGGCTGGGACTGCCGGAAAGAATGGAAGGACGTCCTTAGTGGCGGTGAGAAGCAGCGGATGGCCTTTGCGCGACTCTTGTACCACGAGCCGCGTTATGCTTTTATCGATGAAGGCACGTCCGCGGTATCATCAGACGTCGAGGGACTCCTTTATGAACGGTCCAAGGAGCGAGGTATCACGTTGATCACGATCTCCACCCGCGCATCTCTGAAACGGTATCACACTTTCAATCTTACTCTTGGATTGGGCGTCGATGGAAATGGCTGGGAAATTGATCGTATCGGGACTGAGAAGGAGAAAATGGGCGTGGAGAAGGAGCTACAGGAGCTCAGAAAGCGGTTGAATAATGTGGAGGATTTAAAAAGACGGCGCGAGGAGATCGGGAACGAACTGCAAAAAGTCTGGCTTGATGATGGTAACCAGCTGGCTCCTCCATTGTATGAGGAGGCGATTGCGGTGGAGAGTCCAGATAACAACACAGTTGACTAA
- a CDS encoding uncharacterized protein (EggNog:ENOG410PF8F~COG:K~BUSCO:6349at33183), with protein MTNLSSFPSSSSSGNDASGNPETSRGDGTAAHPSSSTGAVDRPRKKRSLHRIPSRFSFHRQQKEVSAGSKGLAPEDAEVTPQSSRTNLAKKNREGSKASSRISRRNQPPLEGASTSKHATTNMDGSCSPERKPRGHSKLFAFLNCCSSPSDDSDGPTLPPKKATKAQVIQERQATTVEKPEPSAGESSMAESRDPHPFDEKAGLKVNTEQQPSKAEAEIAAPTNETIKQDDDKSTQGSKLSVSPDAPSTLSQSVPPGQPEPLQSGIGADSEVTAEQKAPSSDEEHVASAKSPKPDEKSEFDSYSTSRTDGPSEEEIATAPIQTVESQSELPPPPPPPSDRAPQTPETQAPPVPPVPPEKAQFLLPPIEPHLKNRKCLVLDLDETLVHSSFKVIYAPFMVWKGHFTDSKQILDKADFTIPVEIEGQYHNIYVIKRPGVDQFMKRVGELYEVVVFTASVSKYGDPLLDQLDIHKVVHHRLFRDSCYNHQGNYVKDLSQVGRDLKDTIIIDNSPTSYIFHPQHAIPISSWFSDAHDNELLDLIPVLEDLAGSQVRDVSLVLDVSL; from the exons ATGACGAATCTGTCTTCCT TTCCTAGTTCCTCTTCATCGGGAAACGATGCATCCGGGAACCCAGAAACCAGTCGAGGGGATGGCACTGCAGCCCATCCTTCATCGAGCACCGGCGCCGTGGACCGGCCCAGGAAGAAAAGATCGCTACATCGCATCCCTTCCCGCTTCTCGTTCCATAGGCAGCAGAAGGAAGTGTCCGCTGGCTCGAAGGGTTTGGCTCCAGAGGATGCTGAAGTTACGCCTCAGAGTTCTCGAACAAACCTCGCGAAAAAGAATCGAGAGGGTAGCAAGGCTAGCAGTCGGATATCGCGTCGCAATCAACCTCCACTAGAGGGTGCATCCACATCGAAACATGCTACCACAAACATGGATGGCAGTTGCAGCCCTGAAAGGAAGCCGAGAGGCCACTCCAAATTATTTGCGTTTCTAAACTGCTGCAGTTCCCCCAGCGATGACAGCGATGGGCCGACTCTTCCTCCCAAAAAAGCGACGAAGGCACAGGTAATCCAAGAAAGGCAAGCCACAACCGTGGAGAAACCTGAACCTAGCGCCGGAGAGTCGAGTATGGCGGAGTCGAGAGATCCACATCCTTTTGATGAGAAAGCAGGGCTCAAGGTCAACACCGAACAGCAGCCATCTAAGGCTGAAGCTGAAATTGCGGCACCGACGAACGAAACGATAAAACAAGACGATGACAAATCCACTCAAGGATCGAAGTTGTCCGTCAGCCCAGATGCACCGTCTACTCTTTCCCAGTCTGTCCCGCCCGGTCAACCTGAACCGTTGCAGAGTGGAATTGGAGCGGACTCAGAAGTGACTGCTGAGCAAAAGGCACCATCATCTGACGAAGAACATGTGGCTTCAGCAAAGTCGCCGAAGCCTGATGAAAAGAGCGAGTTTGACTCATACAGTACTTCGCGAACGGATGGAccttctgaagaagaaatagcTACAGCGCCAATTCAAACGGTAGAGTCACAGTCCGAACTTCCACCGCCTCCGCCCCCGCCGTCAGACCGCGCTCCTCAGACACCCGAGACTCAAGCTCCGCCTGTTCCACCCGTTCCACCCGAGAAAGCGCAGTTTTTGTTGCCTCCCATAGAGCCGCATTTAAAAAATAGAAAGTGCCTTGTTCTTGACCTCGATGAGACCCTTGTCCATAGCAGCTTCAAGGTCATATATGCCCCATTCATGGTGTGGAAAGGCCATTTTACTGATTCCAAGCAGATTTTAGACAAAGCGGATTTTACAATTCCTGTGGAAATCGAAGGGCAATACCATAATATCTATGTCATTAAACGCCCAGGAGTCGACCAATTTATGAAGCGGGTAGGCGAGCTATACGAAGTCGTCGTGTTTACAGCTTCTGTATCAAAA TATGGCGACCCGCTATTGGATCAGCTCGATATCCATAAAGTTGTCCATCACCGCCTGTTTCGAGATAGCTGCTATAATCATCAAGGGAACTATGTCAAG GATCTTTCTCAAGTCGGACGTGATCTCAAAGACACGATTATAATCGACAATTCCCCCACTTCGTACATTTTCCATCCCCAGCATGCTATCCCTATTAGCAGTTGGTTTTCTGACGCCCATGACAATGAACTACTTGACCTCATCCCGGTTCTCGAGGATCTCGCGGGCTCTCAAGTTAGAGACGTGAGCCTGGTTTTGGATGTGTCTCTTTAG